ATGAGAGCCGAATTTCTTTGGCCTCAAGTTTTTGCTTAATGCAATGTTGATTCACTTCATCATGTTTAGTGCGACTGGGTTGAAATGGATTGTGTACAATGGATATTGCGGCCTTGTTGTCACACTGCAAGTGCATTTATGAAGTAGGCGCATATCAAATTTCTGTTAGCAATTTCTTTAATCAAAGGAGTTCTCAAATTCCTTTGGTCATACTTCTAAATTCGGCTTCGGTACTAGATAAGGCAACTACATTCTGTTTTGTGCTTCTCCAAGTAACCATGTTACCTCCCACAAATGTGAAGTAACCTGATGTTGATTGTATATCAGTGATAGtccctgcccaatctgcatctgtaCAACCATTGATATTTAGATGATTATTTCTAGAAAAAATAAGTTCTTTTTCAGGTGCCGACTTTAAATATTTAAGAATTTAGAGAACCACATTCATATAGTCTTCACTTGGACAATGCATAAATAGAGGGACAATGCATAAAGTGACTAATAATACTCATAGCATATGCAATGCAATGTCTGGTCGGGTATGTGACAAGTAGATCAATCGCCCCACTAATCTTTGATATATTTCTTTGTTAGTGGGTACTTAATCAGGATACTCTCCAAGATGGTGGTTCTGGATGATTGGAGTGTTCACGGGTTTGCAATCAAGCATTCTCGTTTATGCTAATAACTCCAAAACATACTTTctttgagagaaaaatatgTCTTGTTTTGATCGAGCAACTTCGATACCCAAGAAGTATTTGAGTCCACCAAGGTTCTTCACCTTAAACTCTTTTGccaaatagtcttgtagcAGGGAGATTTCCTGCTTATCATTctcagtaataatcatatcatcaatatAAAGTGTGAACTTACCacattatcctcatttaattaagaatttcaattcttaatgtttgcattaaccaagggcattttatggtattttgaatgtttttccATTATCTGCCTTATAGATCACTTACAACATGAATTTATACAAGAAGCAGGCTTGCTAACCAAGCTCAATATTAATTACAAGTAGGTAGATTGCAGCGGGGCTTGAGCTCCTAATCCTTGAGCCCTTAATCCTGGAGACTGCAGTAGCCTCCCAAAGTCAAGCCAACCACATTAACGTAACCAACCTCATTAATGCAGCCAACCTACAACTGGTCTAGCTAACACTTTGTTCTTTTGCTATACTGTAACAGCCCtttaattcttcttttgttaTCAGACATGCTTTTTTTGCTGCAAGTGTAAGACCCCTGTTTTGGGTATAATGCAAtcaaatttgattggaaaaaaaaaagcactcAAATGTTCATTGTGAAATAGCAATCAGATTTAACAATCATAATAGAAAGATACGAAAttcttgggtttttatttatttatttattaattaatttaatagaaaaataCTTCATTAGAAAAGCCCCAGAAAGGCCAAAGGAGGAAACAAGACAGGAATAAATGATCCTGcataaatacaaaacaaaaccaccaGGCGATAGCAActaaagccaaagccaaagaaAACCGTAAGTAAACGTACATAACACGAGCAAAGCCCTCCAACCATCGAAACAAGAACTGGTTGGTTTTACAGTTTTGTACTCCATTTTCAAAGCAGCCACTATCTCCTTCAATTGCTATAGTTGCTATAGTTGCTAAGTGGTGGTGGGTGTGAGGTGGAGAATGGTGGAGAGAGTtgagaaaggaggaagagaaattGGTTAtagcaaaagaagaaagtgttAGCTAGACCAGTTGTAGGTTGGCTGCATTAATGAGGTTGGCTACATTAATGTGGTTGGCTTGACTTTGGGAGGCTACGGCAGTCTCCAGGATTAGGGGCTCAAGGATTAGGAGCTCAAGACCTGATGCAATCTAcctatttgtaattaatttatatccCAAACGGCTATGTATATAGAACCATGAGCACACATCTAAGCATCCACACAAGAAATGCAGTTCTTTACCAAACAAAACTTGAGCACAAATTTGTCAATGGATTCTTCCGTATCCAAGATGCTTCAATTGCCATCCTTTTTTGTCTTCTtagcttctcttttcttcttattgaTGCTTTTCAAATACTGGAAGAAATCTCAAGCCAAAGGCCTGAGCAAATTGCCTCCTGGGCCAAAGCAGCTGCCTATTATAGGGAACGTGCACCAGTTGATTGGTGCCCTACCACATCATGCTGTCACCGACTTGTGCAACAAACATGGTCCTGTCATGAAACTGCAACTGGGGGAAATTTTTGCCGTGATCATTTCATCACCGGAAGCAGCCAAAGAGGTCTTGAAGACGAGTGAGATCAGCTTCGCGCAAAGGCCGGAAGTGTGTGCAGTTGAAATAATGGCAGAAGATCATTCAGGCATCGTGTTTGCTCCTTACAATGAGTACTGGAGACAACTGCGAAAGATATCCGTGATGGAGCTCTTAAGCGCTAACCGTGTCCGATCGTTCAGATCGATAAGGGAAGAGGAGGTGTGGAATCTTGTCGAGTTCATCGCTGCCTCTGAGGGACATACCATAAATTTGAGTGACAAGATATACACAATGTCAAATGATGTGGTTGCTAGGGCAGCATTTGGTAACAAGTGCAAATACAAACATGAGTTTATATTATTGCTTGAGGAAACTATGCTTTTTGTTGGGGGCTTTAACATCGCTGACTTGTACCCTTCTCTTACATTTCTTCGTTCCATGAGTGGGATGAAGCCTGCATTGatgaaaattcagaaaaaaattGACGAGATTCTTCAAGATATTGTGAGCGAGCATAAGATGAAAAGAGAAGCAAGTAGAAAAGGCTTTGGTAAGATTGGTGTAGATGAGGAAGATCTGGTTGACACGTTTCTGAATTATGAGGAGGCCGATAAGCATGAGTTTCATCTGACAACCGATCAAATCAAAGCCGTCATTATGGTACCATCTCTACACTCTAGCACTAACTGTTTTAATTGGGTAGTGGGCTTGTACCTCGATTCGATAATAGAAATTATTGTGCATTTGAGTTTTTGCGTTCGAATCCCTCTCCAACATCTCTTGTATTTCTATACTCCTAAGTTGCCTAAAACATACTAAATCATCTAATACACTCACACAAGCTCTAATGAGcctaaaaattattaaacaagAACAAGATGTCTAGAGATGGTGTTCTTagtggttgttttttttttcttggcttATTGTGTTCTCTGTTGGATGTTCTCACTATCTTGTGGCCGTGCAAAAGATTATGATTTCATAGCAGGACTCTTTTGACAGTTGGATTGTGTTGTAGTATTCTCGTTGGAGGTCTTTGCATCGAAGGTTTATGCGTCAGCttgctgttttattttatcttgcTCTAACATTGATCCTACGTGATTGTTTCAGACTCTCTTATTAATCTATGACATCTGTGGTACTCTTTCCCATTATAATAATGAAGCAATCTAACATCcaaattaagacaatctgaGGCTCTTTCACTAACGATCACACatgatcgaagaaactctggcataggcatccAAACTAAGAGTGCaaactcaaaaagaaaaaagaaaaaaagattaagcttgaaaaaaccaaaccataacaatacaaattaaACTCTAACAATACAAAAGCCTTAAAGTTACCTTTTAATATATACTAACGAAACCTAATATTACTGTACAAGCATATAATTCATTGCAACTTCACAATGATTTCAGGATATATTTTCAGCAGGAAGTGAGACTTCAGCAACAACAATGGAATGGGCAATGTCAGAGCTTCTGAAAAACCCTAGAGTAATGGAGAAAGCACAATTGGAGGTGCGACAAGTattcaaaggaaaaaacaaaatcgaAGAGGAAGATGTTGAAAAGCTACATTACTTGAAATTAGTCATGAAGGAAACTTTTCGATTGCACCCTCCGGTTCCTTTAATCCCGAGAGAGGCAAGGGAAAGATGTGAAATTGGTGGATATACAATACCAGCCAAGGCCAAAATCCTCATCAATGCCTATGCAATAGGGAGAGATCCAAAACTTTGGGCTGATCCTGAATGCTTTCAACCAGAGCGCTTTCAAGGTTCTTCCATTGACTTTAAAGGAAACAATTTTGAATTGCTTCCATTTGGTGCAGGTAGGAGGATGTGTCCAGGCATCTCATTTGCTACTTCAAAAGTTGAGCTTGGACTTGCTCAACTATTGTACCACTTTAACTGGAACCTTCCAAATGGGACTAAACTAGAAGCCCTCGACATGGCTGAGAAATTTGGAATGGCGGctagaaaaaagaacaatttgaatttgattgccACTACTTATATTCCTTTCAACAAATGAGACACTGTCTAAAAGAATAATGTAATAAATAGAAGAATAATGTAAtcttattttgaatttaactTGCAACTCTCTTAGGCAGCAGTTTGTTGGTTTAGTaagagaaaaacttagttGCAATGGGGATAGCACTGTTTTGCTTATCTCCGGCCAATAATGCTATGCCAAGTGGTAGTGTTATCATGCATGTCATAGCATTATTATTGTGCTATCCCTGTGGCATGGAAGTCTTTCTCGTTTAGTACAGACCTCCACTTATTCCTTGAAAATTAATCATTTTGTTCCTTTATCTTGTCCAAAGTATCAACTTATGTGATCACCCAAAGAGGAAAGTACAAACGTATTTGGTTAGAATCAAGAAATCAAATTGAAGATCAGTTGCAGAAGCCAAATTGTGGAGTAAGCGAGTTAATTTTTTAAGGCTAATAATTGAAAAGCCGtttgtattttactaattcTATATCTGTATATAGAACAATAACCATATCTAGCTAGCATTGATAAGTGTTTTAtttcctatatttttataccttttatatatatgttttgtagggaaagttaattaaaaagagtATTATCACTTTACTTTCCTTATTTTCAGCTATTCTGCGCtcttggaaggatttcaacTGAAAATCGACTTTTCGAATGAATTTTAGTGCAAGGCCAATTGTAGAAGAAAGCTAAGACATTGAAGATCATTGTGTCaaagtttcataattttctacCAAGCCAAATGCTCCAGACCTGCAAGTCAAGACAGCCTAAGTTGAAATCCCGTTAGAACTGCACTGCTGTGGAAGATTGAAGATTTGAATAGCTTTATGATTTTTCCTAGTGGCATGTAATATATGTTTGGAAAGCTTAGAGATCAAACtatgtttttcatatttttccagAATTTTCTAGGAAGTGGAACCACCCCAAAACGTGCATGCAAGTTGGCTGACGTGTTTCCTAGTCAAAGAAGGATTCTTTCCTAGTTTGTTTCCTTAATTGTTTgagattttgttttgctttaggAGAGTTTTTCTAGACCTTTTTAGAGTAGGGTTTAGTTATTTTACACTATATAAGGTCACCCTAAGGATCTCTTCAGGGCATCATCTTTTCCATCATCCCCATATACAACTTTCATACACCCACAAATATATCATAGAGAGCCAAGAATTTGCTGTCGTTGTGTTGCTGTGGAGAATCCAGAGATCAAGTCCATCTGCCAAATCGGTTTTATGACGACAATTCTcttgtttatcttttcttttgtcatgaactaatttttcttgctagggctacgatgtagcctaaccatgaatacttaatttttatagttatattaatttctaattattatcccatgttgagtatttgttactattcttaattaatgatttaaatatctagctaatatttaattgatgatcCAAGCGGAGACTGAGAGgagatgtttggtgtttgcttcttgtaaCAAATACCATGACTTGAATGAGTGCCCGAGATGGATGACTCATGCAGTTTTCTTATAGGTTCTCatagaacttaatgggttcttaGTTTTCTAAATCCGTTGCTCGAGAGAGAATGGGTTGTTAATTGAGAATACTTTTGGTTGAGCCTGAGAGGGGATATCGAATGAATTAGCAGAAACCAACTGTCAACATGGATAGTAATTAGGGTTAATTGGCTATAGGAATTAAGTAGAATTGGTTATGGTGAAATCGGATGCTCTAGTGTCTCATCAACTTGATTTTCcaacattaattaaattgctatttttcataattgttttagcttacttaaatcaatcaatcttcttaatcaactgttcaaataaattctaaattaatcataattggtagttaataggaaattacagtcttcgtgggaacgacactttacttatttctatattacttGTACGAATTGTGCGCTTGCAATAATTACACAACAAGCATCCACAACAGAGTTGGAGTTCTTTCCAATAAAAACTTGAAGACAAATTTGTCAATGGATTCTTCAATATCCCAGCTGCTCCAATTGCCATCCTTTACTCTCTTCTTagcttctcttctctccttaATATTCGTTCTGACATTGGATGAAATCCAAAGTCCAAGGCAAGTTGGCTGCAGGGCCAAAACAGCTGCACATTATAGGGAACTTGCACCAGTTGATTGGTGCTCTACCACATCATGCTGTGACCAACTTGTGCAAGAAACATGGTCCTATTATGAAACTACAACTGGGTGAGCTGCTGTCGTTATTTCATTGCCGGAAGCAGCAAAAGAGGTGTTAAAGATAAATGAGATCAATTTCTCGCAAAGACCTGAAGTGTATGCTGTTGAAATAATCACCTATGATCCTTCAAGCTAAAGAGAAAAGGAATGCAGAGACAAAGATGAGGCAGCAAAGACAATAAAGAAGGttttgtattatatatttttactcCATATATTACACAGTGAATAAATGAATGCTTTTATAGACAGCTTTTACAAATATTCTAGAATGGACTAGAAGGGACTAATAGATAAGGACCAGCTAAGGTAGCCGTTTGGGAGGAGAATATGCTGAGCATATGCTGAGTCATATTTGGTCTTTGCTAGCTGGTGCATGCTGGCATGTACGATTCAATCTTGAGGCTTCATTTGGAATGGTGCTTTGTGGTGCTGCATCAATGGTTGTGATATTGGGCTGCTGTGTATGGATATGAGCCCCCCTCAAGTTAATGTTGGATGGTGCAACAGTTAGCTTGGAACAGAGATGACGAAACTGTGTTTTGGGAAGAGGCTTGGTAAAGATATCTGCTAACTGTTGTGGGGAggaaatatgagaaatttgaataAGGCCATTGACCACCAGTTCTCAAATGAAATGGTAATCGACCTCCACATGTTTGGTGCGTGCATGAAAAATGGGGTTGGCAGCAAGGGCTAAAGCACTCATATTATCACAGAGAATGAGAGGGGCTTGaggtaagaagaaatggaGATCTTTGAGGAGAGAACATATCCAAGAGATTTCAGCAGTGTGGGCTAGTGAGCGATATTCAGATTCTGTGGATGAGCAAGAAActgaattttgtttctttgcacTCCAAGACACAAGGTTGTTGCCGAAGAAAATGCAAAAGCCAGTCGTGGAATGACGATCAATTGGACAaccagcccaatcagcatcGGAGTAGGCAGTGATGTGAGAAGAGCCTTTAGTGAAGGTGAGGCCGTGATCAAGAGTGCCCTTGAGAAACCGCAAAATTCTCTTAACAGCAATGAGGTGGGGAGTTCTAGGTGTATGCTTATGTTGACACACTTGATTAACGGCAAAGGTAATGTCGGGTCTAGTCCAGGTAATGTACTGAAGTGCACCAACTAGTGATCTATAGAGGGTAGGGTCAGGTAGCAACATACCAGATTCAGTGTCAAGTTTGGTAGGAGAGGCTGGAGATGAGCAAGGCTTGCAATCAAGCATAGAGGCACGGGGAAGAAGGTCAAGTGTATATTTGGattgagaaaggaaaagagaggtgggtcactactacattttaccatttgcgcgacgaagataATTTTGTCGCGCAGAGTTACATATAGTCGCACAAACTCAAGCGCGACAAAAAATTTGTCGCGCACAATCTGTCGCGCAAAGagcgtgaagaaagactttgcgcgaccaattgTTAcactcgtcgcgcaaaattgtGCGACGGTTACCCTTCGTTACACAAAAGGTTCAGAGACGACACAACAGTTCCTCGCACGAATTTATGCACGACGAAAGAAGGTTCGTCGCCACAACAATGCACCGCGGATAATATTCGTCGCGCGATACGTCTCGTAGGCATTTGAGGCACCAAGAGTTCTTCATCGCGCAATTCGTGTCTAcacattttgcgcgacgaaaagcTGTTGTCGCGCATTCCTTTTTGGGCGACGAAAAGATTCGTCGCGAAAgaataaattatttgtattttaaaaaaaatgtatcatttttatttcgtaatatgtgaatttgcgcgacgagaaaGGTTTTGTCGtgcaaaattaatatatataaatattatttaattttaatattacgttttttttaattttataaaaaaataaatttggttttttttttgggtaataaaatgaaattccaataaaaaaaatgaattgtaaagaacaaatttattatataaaataaaataaatgtatgctgcaagagaaatatttaaaaaataattatgaaaataaaaaaactaatcaaataatgttcCAAAATCTACATTGTCGTTTGGCACATGCGGTTCAGAGGTCTGGGGGTCTACAGGGGCCATCGTCTGGTGGGGATGCTCGGGATGGACTGGCTCGGAGGTCCGCGCATCAAAATACGGGACTGGAACGCCGGACTGTGCGAGGGACTGCAGAATGACCAACATCTGACTCTGAAGAGtggccacctgtgctgtcaaagcagtgacttgactgtttgactgcgcTGATAAACGGGGTCTGGGTTTCCTCCTCctggcattccccatccctcgacaatatgtccccggtCTCCTCCCTAGAGTCTGATCCAAtgtctccgtcaagatctgaaacccagcatcctgtggaggatcCACAGACTCGATCAGAGTATCGGGAGGAAGTTGGGAGGCGGACTCCTAAAGAACTAACTtgctcctctccaccatcgtcgtctgtttagcataacataaaatataaattaaaacattcatataataacctttaaacttgaatgcgtaacataagaattaaaattaaataatacttacatgaagggactcggccaactcattctcaggtcgaacataaacgttgccaaagacgtcgatctctgggaatttggaccccccctaaattgaacaagagaataaaaatattagtacgaaaaaataaattaagaataatgaaatattaaaaattaaataaaaattattttattattacctACTGCAGTGTATTCATCCTATAGGAGAAGGGCCTGGAACCTGAATGAtggagaagagtcttcttcttcctattgcccttattgactttggctttattctgttatacaaaaaataaaacgtattagttgaaattgaaattaaatataaaaaattaaaaaaacattagtaagaaaaatataataaatttgaaattcatattaTAAATTACCACAAAGATATGTCGATGAGTGTGGctcgtttggcctacgtcctgAGACTTGTCGATGtatgtggcccgtttggcctacgtccggagacgtgtcgataaGATGAGAGTGAcctgtttggcctacgtccggagacatGTCAATGAGtgtgacccgtttggcctacgtccggagacgtgtcgatgtatgtggcccgtttggcctacgtcccgAGACGTGTCGATAAGATGAGAGTGAcctgtttggcctacgtccggagacatgtcgatgagtgtgacccgtttggcctacgtccggagacgtgtcgatgtgaGTGGCCCGTTTGACTTAGGTCCGGAGACGTGTGGATGtgagtggcccgtttggcctacgtccagagacgtgtcgatgagagtgacccgtttggcctacgtccggagacgtgtcgatgtgtgtggcctgtttggcctacgtctggagacgtgtcgatgtgagtggcccgtttggcctacgtccggagatgTGTCGATGAGAgtgacccgtttggcctacgtccggagacgtgtcgatgtgtgtggcctgtttggcctacgtctggagacgtgtcgatgtgagtggcccgtttggcctacgtccggagatgTGTCGATGAGAgtgacccgtttggcctacgtccggagacgtgttgatgtgtgtggcccgtttggcctacgtccggagacgtgtcgatgtgagtggcccgtttggcctacgtccggagatgTGTCGATGAGAgtgacccgtttggcctacgttcggagacgtgtcgatgtgtgtggcccgtttggcctacgtccggagacgtgtcgatgtgagtggcccgtttggcctacgtccggagatgTGTCGATGAGAgtgacccgtttggcctacgtccggagacgtgtcgatgagtgcgacccgtttggcctacgtccggagacgtgtcaaTTGTATTTGTGAACATTCCATTGGAAAGAAAAGCTTGAACATGTATTGATGTCTACATGACTACATtgctttattgaacaaaagaGATAAGTTGCAGAGGTAACATCAAAAGTGACTTGTCTTCAATGGAGGTGAGAGAGGTCTGGCCGCCTGCTTGGAGCCAAGCTGATAGGCGAGGAGCTTCGTGGATAATACCTTCGGAGGTGATGGGCATTCCGTTGTCTTGGAACTTCCTTCCCTTACAAGGTGATGTCAGGATCGTCTTCCATGACTGGGTAGCAAGTGACAGCTTGGGAGACCTTCGCCTGTCGCTTGCATGATCTTTCTCTTCTGCTCCTCGGTGGTCAGCTTGGACTCTTAAAGTCGGCTAAGATCGTGCTGATCCGTATGACTTTTTTTGTGAAGGTTCGTTGGCAGCCGCGTCACGATCTTTGATTTGCTGGATAGCCCCATTTGCAATGAATTTCGTGCAATGGCCGTCTCCGACCAGTTCTTCGAGGTGCTTTTTCCAGGCGAAGCAGTCATCTGTGTAATGACCGTGCCCTTCATGGAATTCGCAGTATCTACTGGTATCCTTCTTGGCTGGGTTTTCCTTCAAAGGCGATGGTTTCTTCAACCAAGGCATGTTCTTTACTTGTGCTAGGATCTGCTGTATCGGAATAGTAAACTTGGTGTAGGTCTCAGTTGTTGGAGCACCCCCTTGAGGCTGTAATTCTCGCTTGCCCCCATCCTTGTCTTTTATCATGTCGTTTCTTTGGCTTGCCGGCTCAACCGGTGATCGGCTTGCTTGGCAGCTTTCTTTGCGGCGGTCCGGTCATCGTCCCAAAGTGCATAGCGCTCTGCTGTCGTGAAGACTTCTACTAGTGTTTGGCAGGGAGAGATGGTTAGCTCACGATACAGCTCACACTCAATTGGCAAGCCCCTCTTGAAGGCCGATGACGCGATTCGGTCGTCACATCCAATGATGTTCGCCCTTTCTACTTTGAatctcttgatgtaatctcgaaggGATTCGTCAGACTTCTTGCGCAGGTTGTACAAGTGGTCATGGTTCTTCCTGATTGTCCGATAAGAGGTGTATTCTTTGGTGAAGACGTAAGctagctccttgaagctgctgaCCGACCTGGATGGTAGGGTGTGGAACCAGTATCGGGATCGGAATCTCCTTTGAAGTGTATGAATGAGGGTGTCAAGAATCGCTTCGGGTGAGCGGCCTGCTCGATATCGAGGGTGAAAGGCGTAGAGCTCACCTGGTCCATCTCCTTACGTAGTGAATCCTCGAAGTTTCCTCCGGTCTTCAAGTATCGAAG
Above is a window of Prunus persica cultivar Lovell chromosome G2, Prunus_persica_NCBIv2, whole genome shotgun sequence DNA encoding:
- the LOC18779796 gene encoding premnaspirodiene oxygenase, whose amino-acid sequence is MQFFTKQNLSTNLSMDSSVSKMLQLPSFFVFLASLFFLLMLFKYWKKSQAKGLSKLPPGPKQLPIIGNVHQLIGALPHHAVTDLCNKHGPVMKLQLGEIFAVIISSPEAAKEVLKTSEISFAQRPEVCAVEIMAEDHSGIVFAPYNEYWRQLRKISVMELLSANRVRSFRSIREEEVWNLVEFIAASEGHTINLSDKIYTMSNDVVARAAFGNKCKYKHEFILLLEETMLFVGGFNIADLYPSLTFLRSMSGMKPALMKIQKKIDEILQDIVSEHKMKREASRKGFGKIGVDEEDLVDTFLNYEEADKHEFHLTTDQIKAVIMDIFSAGSETSATTMEWAMSELLKNPRVMEKAQLEVRQVFKGKNKIEEEDVEKLHYLKLVMKETFRLHPPVPLIPREARERCEIGGYTIPAKAKILINAYAIGRDPKLWADPECFQPERFQGSSIDFKGNNFELLPFGAGRRMCPGISFATSKVELGLAQLLYHFNWNLPNGTKLEALDMAEKFGMAARKKNNLNLIATTYIPFNK